One part of the Drosophila teissieri strain GT53w chromosome 3R, Prin_Dtei_1.1, whole genome shotgun sequence genome encodes these proteins:
- the LOC122619216 gene encoding aminopeptidase Ey-like isoform X1 has translation MGYNHNHPHLHIYQHLSELVMKWFLLFVAALGLGLASADSIDAIDSAETTGSTYNYYRLPTSLRPQKYQLRILTLLENPEDLRFSGSVKILIEALENTRNITLHSKNLTIDESQITLRQIGGEGKKENCVSSTTVNPSHDFYILNTCQELLAGNTYELYMPFAADLNRQLEGYYRSSYKDPVANLTKWISVTQFEPASARLAFPCFDEPDFKAPFVVTLGYHKKYTGLSNMPVKETKPHETLADYIWCEFQESVPMSTYLIAYSVNDFSHKPSTLPNSALFRTWARPNAIDQCDYAAEFGPKVLQYYEQFFGIKFPLPKIDQIAVPDFSAGAMENWGLVTYREIALLYSAAHSSLADKQRVASVVAHELAHQWFGNLVTMKWWTDLWLNEGFATYVASLGVENINPEWRSMEQESLSNLLTIFRRDALESSHPISRPIQMVSEISESFDQISYQKGSTVLRMMHLFLGEESFRSGLQAYLQKFSYKNAEQDNLWESLTQAAHKYRSLPKSYDIKSIMDSWTLQTGYPVINVTRDYSARTAKLNQERYLLNTQVSRAHRGGCWWVPLSYTTQAVQDFNNTAPKAWMECGKNGESLPKTIQDLPGPDQWVIFNTQLSTLYKVNYDAQNWKLLIETLTNGDFQRIHVINRAQLIDDALYLAWTGEQDYEIAMRLIEYLQREREYLPWKSAFENLKRVGRIVRQTPDFEFFKRYMKKLIFPIYEHLNGINDTFSSIPQQDQVLLKTMVVNWACQYQVGDCVPQALAYYRNWRSEANPDEKNPVPINVRSTVYCTSIKHGSDSDWEFLWTRYKRSNVAAEKRTILTALGCSREVWVLQRYLELTFDPKEAIRKQDSMWAFQAVAFNEVGFLLAKKYFMDNVDFIYKFYHPLTKDMSRLLSPLSEQVITLSDFNEFKDFVNNSRQSLKGLEQAIQQTLEIMLTNVQWKERNYHQMSRSIQQLL, from the exons ATGGGCTATAATCACAATCATCCACATCTGCACATTTATCAACATTTATCAG AATTGGTAATGAAGTGGTTTCTGCTGTTCGTGGCGGCCCTTGGCCTGGGATTAGCCAGCGCCGACTCCATCGATGCCATCGACTCCGCCGAGACCACCGGGTCCACCTACAACTACTACCGCCTGCCCACATCGCTGCGCCCGCAGAAGTACCAACTCCGCATCCTCACACTGCTGGAGAATCCGGAGGACCTGCGCTTCTCCGGCTCCGTGAAGATCCTGATTGAAGCCCTGGAAAACACCAGGAACATAACGCTGCACTCGAAGAATCTGACCATCGATGAGTCCCAGATCACTCTGCGCCAGATCGGCGGAGAGGGCAAGAAGGAGAACTGCGTGTCCTCCACGACGGTGAATCCCTCGCACGACTTCTACATCCTCAACACCTGCCAGGAACTTCTGGCCGGCAATACCTACGAGTTGTACATGCCCTTCGCCGCCGACTTGAACCGCCAACTGGAGGGCTACTACCGCAGCTCCTACAAGGATCCCGTGGCCAATCTCACCAA ATGGATCTCCGTTACCCAGTTTGAGCCCGCATCTGCCCGATTGGCCTTCCCCTGCTTCGATGAGCCCGACTTCAAGGCTCCCTTCGTGGTCACCCTGGGATATCACAAGAAGTACACGGGTCTGAGCAACATGCCCGTGAAGGAAACCAAGCCACA TGAAACCCTGGCCGACTACATATGGTGCGAGTTCCAGGAGTCGGTGCCCATGTCCACCTACCTGATTGCCTACTCCGTGAACGACTTCTCGCACAAGCCCTCCACCCTGCCAAATAGCGCTCTATTCCGGACTTGGGCCAGGCCCAATGCCATCGATCAGTGCGATTATGCCGCGGAGTTCGGACCGAAGGTACTCCAGTACTACGAGCAGTTCTTCGGCATCAAGTTCCCGCTGCCCAAGATCGATCAGATTGCGGTGCCCGATTTCAGTGCCGGTGCCATGGAGAACTGGGGTCTGGTGACCTACAGGGAGATCGCCCTGCTCTACTCGGCGGCCCACTCCTCGCTGGCGGATAAGCAGCGGGTGGCCAGCGTGGTGGCCCATGAGTTGGCCCACCAGTGGTTCGGCAACCTGGTCACCATGAAGTGGTGGACCGACCTGTGGCTGAACGAGGGCTTCGCCACATATGTGGCCAGCTTGGGTGTGGAGAACATCAATCCGGAATGGCGTTCGATGGAGCAGGAGTCGCTGTCCAATCTGCTGACCATTTTCCGCAGGGACGCCCTGGAGAGCAGCCATCCCATCTCGAGACCCATCCAAATGGTGTCGGAGATCTCGGAGAGCTTCGATCAGATCTCGTACCAGAAGGGCTCCACGGTGCTGCGCATGATGCATCTGTTCCTGGGCGAGGAGTCCTTCCGCTCCGGTCTGCAGGCCTATCTGCAGAAGTTCTCCTACAAGAATGCCGAGCAGGACAATCTCTGGGAGTCGCTCACCCAGGCAGCCCACAAGTACCGATCTCTGCCCAAGAGCTATGACATCAAGAGCATCATGGACTCCTGGACCCTGCAAACTGG CTACCCTGTGATCAACGTGACGCGCGACTACTCCGCCAGGACGGCGAAGCTCAACCAGGAGCGCTACCTGCTGAACACCCAGGTATCCCGAGCCCATCGCGGCGGCTGCTGGTGGGTGCCACTGAGTTACACCACGCAGGCGGTGCAGGACTTCAACAACACAGCGCCCAAAGCTTGGATGGAGTGCGGCAAGAATGGCGAGAGCCTGCCCAAGACCATTCAGGACCTGCCAGGACCCGATCAGTGGGTGATCTTCAACACGCAGCTCTCGACGCTCTACAAGGTCAACTACGATGCCCAGAACTGGAAGCTTCTCATTGAGACCTTGACCAATGGAGATTTCCAACGCATCCACGTGATCAACCGAGCTCAGCTGATCGACGATGCTCTCTATCTGGCCTGGACCGGCGAACAGGACTACGAGATCGCCATGCGACTGATCGAGTATCTGCAGCGGGAGCGCGAGTATCTGCCCTGGAAGTCGGCCTTCGAGAATCTGAAGCGAGTGGGTCGCATCGTCCGCCAGACACCCGACTTCGAGTTCTTCAAG CGTTATATGAAGAAGCTGATCTTCCCGATCTACGAGCACCTGAACGGCATCAACGACACATTCAGCTCGATTCCGCAGCAGGATCAGGTGCTGCTGAAGACGATGGTGGTCAACTGGGCGTGTCAGTACCAGGTGGGCGATTGTGTGCCCCAGGCGCTGGCCTACTACCGCAACTGGAGATCGGAGGCCAATCCCGACGAGAAGAACCCGGTGCCGATCAACGTTCGCAGCACTGTTTACTGCACCTCCATAAAGCACGGATCCGATTCGGATTGGGAGTTCCTGTGGACGCGGTACAAGAGATCCAATGTGGCCGCCGAGAAGCGCACCATTCTGACTGCTCTGGGTTGCTCGAGGGAGGTGTGGGTGCTGCAGCGCTATCTGGAGCTGACCTTTGACCCCAAGGAGGCCATTCGCAAGCAGGACTCGATGTGGGCCTTCCAGGCGGTGGCCTTCAATGAGGTGGGCTTCCTGCTGGCCAAGAAGTATTTCATGGACAACGTCGACTTCATCTACAAGTT ctaCCATCCTCTGACCAAGGACATGTCACGCCTCCTCTCGCCGCTTTCCGAGCAGGTCATCACGCTGAGCGACTTCAACGAGTTCAAGGACTTCGTGAACAACTCGCGACAGTCGCTGAAGGGACTGGAACAGGCCATCCAACAGACCCTGGAGATCATGCTCACCAATGTGCAGTGGAAGGAGCGAAACTACCACCAGATGTCCCGCTCCATCCAGCAGCTCCTCTAG
- the LOC122619216 gene encoding aminopeptidase Ey-like isoform X2: MVCQKLVMKWFLLFVAALGLGLASADSIDAIDSAETTGSTYNYYRLPTSLRPQKYQLRILTLLENPEDLRFSGSVKILIEALENTRNITLHSKNLTIDESQITLRQIGGEGKKENCVSSTTVNPSHDFYILNTCQELLAGNTYELYMPFAADLNRQLEGYYRSSYKDPVANLTKWISVTQFEPASARLAFPCFDEPDFKAPFVVTLGYHKKYTGLSNMPVKETKPHETLADYIWCEFQESVPMSTYLIAYSVNDFSHKPSTLPNSALFRTWARPNAIDQCDYAAEFGPKVLQYYEQFFGIKFPLPKIDQIAVPDFSAGAMENWGLVTYREIALLYSAAHSSLADKQRVASVVAHELAHQWFGNLVTMKWWTDLWLNEGFATYVASLGVENINPEWRSMEQESLSNLLTIFRRDALESSHPISRPIQMVSEISESFDQISYQKGSTVLRMMHLFLGEESFRSGLQAYLQKFSYKNAEQDNLWESLTQAAHKYRSLPKSYDIKSIMDSWTLQTGYPVINVTRDYSARTAKLNQERYLLNTQVSRAHRGGCWWVPLSYTTQAVQDFNNTAPKAWMECGKNGESLPKTIQDLPGPDQWVIFNTQLSTLYKVNYDAQNWKLLIETLTNGDFQRIHVINRAQLIDDALYLAWTGEQDYEIAMRLIEYLQREREYLPWKSAFENLKRVGRIVRQTPDFEFFKRYMKKLIFPIYEHLNGINDTFSSIPQQDQVLLKTMVVNWACQYQVGDCVPQALAYYRNWRSEANPDEKNPVPINVRSTVYCTSIKHGSDSDWEFLWTRYKRSNVAAEKRTILTALGCSREVWVLQRYLELTFDPKEAIRKQDSMWAFQAVAFNEVGFLLAKKYFMDNVDFIYKFYHPLTKDMSRLLSPLSEQVITLSDFNEFKDFVNNSRQSLKGLEQAIQQTLEIMLTNVQWKERNYHQMSRSIQQLL; the protein is encoded by the exons ATGGTTTGCCAAA AATTGGTAATGAAGTGGTTTCTGCTGTTCGTGGCGGCCCTTGGCCTGGGATTAGCCAGCGCCGACTCCATCGATGCCATCGACTCCGCCGAGACCACCGGGTCCACCTACAACTACTACCGCCTGCCCACATCGCTGCGCCCGCAGAAGTACCAACTCCGCATCCTCACACTGCTGGAGAATCCGGAGGACCTGCGCTTCTCCGGCTCCGTGAAGATCCTGATTGAAGCCCTGGAAAACACCAGGAACATAACGCTGCACTCGAAGAATCTGACCATCGATGAGTCCCAGATCACTCTGCGCCAGATCGGCGGAGAGGGCAAGAAGGAGAACTGCGTGTCCTCCACGACGGTGAATCCCTCGCACGACTTCTACATCCTCAACACCTGCCAGGAACTTCTGGCCGGCAATACCTACGAGTTGTACATGCCCTTCGCCGCCGACTTGAACCGCCAACTGGAGGGCTACTACCGCAGCTCCTACAAGGATCCCGTGGCCAATCTCACCAA ATGGATCTCCGTTACCCAGTTTGAGCCCGCATCTGCCCGATTGGCCTTCCCCTGCTTCGATGAGCCCGACTTCAAGGCTCCCTTCGTGGTCACCCTGGGATATCACAAGAAGTACACGGGTCTGAGCAACATGCCCGTGAAGGAAACCAAGCCACA TGAAACCCTGGCCGACTACATATGGTGCGAGTTCCAGGAGTCGGTGCCCATGTCCACCTACCTGATTGCCTACTCCGTGAACGACTTCTCGCACAAGCCCTCCACCCTGCCAAATAGCGCTCTATTCCGGACTTGGGCCAGGCCCAATGCCATCGATCAGTGCGATTATGCCGCGGAGTTCGGACCGAAGGTACTCCAGTACTACGAGCAGTTCTTCGGCATCAAGTTCCCGCTGCCCAAGATCGATCAGATTGCGGTGCCCGATTTCAGTGCCGGTGCCATGGAGAACTGGGGTCTGGTGACCTACAGGGAGATCGCCCTGCTCTACTCGGCGGCCCACTCCTCGCTGGCGGATAAGCAGCGGGTGGCCAGCGTGGTGGCCCATGAGTTGGCCCACCAGTGGTTCGGCAACCTGGTCACCATGAAGTGGTGGACCGACCTGTGGCTGAACGAGGGCTTCGCCACATATGTGGCCAGCTTGGGTGTGGAGAACATCAATCCGGAATGGCGTTCGATGGAGCAGGAGTCGCTGTCCAATCTGCTGACCATTTTCCGCAGGGACGCCCTGGAGAGCAGCCATCCCATCTCGAGACCCATCCAAATGGTGTCGGAGATCTCGGAGAGCTTCGATCAGATCTCGTACCAGAAGGGCTCCACGGTGCTGCGCATGATGCATCTGTTCCTGGGCGAGGAGTCCTTCCGCTCCGGTCTGCAGGCCTATCTGCAGAAGTTCTCCTACAAGAATGCCGAGCAGGACAATCTCTGGGAGTCGCTCACCCAGGCAGCCCACAAGTACCGATCTCTGCCCAAGAGCTATGACATCAAGAGCATCATGGACTCCTGGACCCTGCAAACTGG CTACCCTGTGATCAACGTGACGCGCGACTACTCCGCCAGGACGGCGAAGCTCAACCAGGAGCGCTACCTGCTGAACACCCAGGTATCCCGAGCCCATCGCGGCGGCTGCTGGTGGGTGCCACTGAGTTACACCACGCAGGCGGTGCAGGACTTCAACAACACAGCGCCCAAAGCTTGGATGGAGTGCGGCAAGAATGGCGAGAGCCTGCCCAAGACCATTCAGGACCTGCCAGGACCCGATCAGTGGGTGATCTTCAACACGCAGCTCTCGACGCTCTACAAGGTCAACTACGATGCCCAGAACTGGAAGCTTCTCATTGAGACCTTGACCAATGGAGATTTCCAACGCATCCACGTGATCAACCGAGCTCAGCTGATCGACGATGCTCTCTATCTGGCCTGGACCGGCGAACAGGACTACGAGATCGCCATGCGACTGATCGAGTATCTGCAGCGGGAGCGCGAGTATCTGCCCTGGAAGTCGGCCTTCGAGAATCTGAAGCGAGTGGGTCGCATCGTCCGCCAGACACCCGACTTCGAGTTCTTCAAG CGTTATATGAAGAAGCTGATCTTCCCGATCTACGAGCACCTGAACGGCATCAACGACACATTCAGCTCGATTCCGCAGCAGGATCAGGTGCTGCTGAAGACGATGGTGGTCAACTGGGCGTGTCAGTACCAGGTGGGCGATTGTGTGCCCCAGGCGCTGGCCTACTACCGCAACTGGAGATCGGAGGCCAATCCCGACGAGAAGAACCCGGTGCCGATCAACGTTCGCAGCACTGTTTACTGCACCTCCATAAAGCACGGATCCGATTCGGATTGGGAGTTCCTGTGGACGCGGTACAAGAGATCCAATGTGGCCGCCGAGAAGCGCACCATTCTGACTGCTCTGGGTTGCTCGAGGGAGGTGTGGGTGCTGCAGCGCTATCTGGAGCTGACCTTTGACCCCAAGGAGGCCATTCGCAAGCAGGACTCGATGTGGGCCTTCCAGGCGGTGGCCTTCAATGAGGTGGGCTTCCTGCTGGCCAAGAAGTATTTCATGGACAACGTCGACTTCATCTACAAGTT ctaCCATCCTCTGACCAAGGACATGTCACGCCTCCTCTCGCCGCTTTCCGAGCAGGTCATCACGCTGAGCGACTTCAACGAGTTCAAGGACTTCGTGAACAACTCGCGACAGTCGCTGAAGGGACTGGAACAGGCCATCCAACAGACCCTGGAGATCATGCTCACCAATGTGCAGTGGAAGGAGCGAAACTACCACCAGATGTCCCGCTCCATCCAGCAGCTCCTCTAG
- the LOC122619216 gene encoding aminopeptidase Ey-like isoform X3, translating into MKWFLLFVAALGLGLASADSIDAIDSAETTGSTYNYYRLPTSLRPQKYQLRILTLLENPEDLRFSGSVKILIEALENTRNITLHSKNLTIDESQITLRQIGGEGKKENCVSSTTVNPSHDFYILNTCQELLAGNTYELYMPFAADLNRQLEGYYRSSYKDPVANLTKWISVTQFEPASARLAFPCFDEPDFKAPFVVTLGYHKKYTGLSNMPVKETKPHETLADYIWCEFQESVPMSTYLIAYSVNDFSHKPSTLPNSALFRTWARPNAIDQCDYAAEFGPKVLQYYEQFFGIKFPLPKIDQIAVPDFSAGAMENWGLVTYREIALLYSAAHSSLADKQRVASVVAHELAHQWFGNLVTMKWWTDLWLNEGFATYVASLGVENINPEWRSMEQESLSNLLTIFRRDALESSHPISRPIQMVSEISESFDQISYQKGSTVLRMMHLFLGEESFRSGLQAYLQKFSYKNAEQDNLWESLTQAAHKYRSLPKSYDIKSIMDSWTLQTGYPVINVTRDYSARTAKLNQERYLLNTQVSRAHRGGCWWVPLSYTTQAVQDFNNTAPKAWMECGKNGESLPKTIQDLPGPDQWVIFNTQLSTLYKVNYDAQNWKLLIETLTNGDFQRIHVINRAQLIDDALYLAWTGEQDYEIAMRLIEYLQREREYLPWKSAFENLKRVGRIVRQTPDFEFFKRYMKKLIFPIYEHLNGINDTFSSIPQQDQVLLKTMVVNWACQYQVGDCVPQALAYYRNWRSEANPDEKNPVPINVRSTVYCTSIKHGSDSDWEFLWTRYKRSNVAAEKRTILTALGCSREVWVLQRYLELTFDPKEAIRKQDSMWAFQAVAFNEVGFLLAKKYFMDNVDFIYKFYHPLTKDMSRLLSPLSEQVITLSDFNEFKDFVNNSRQSLKGLEQAIQQTLEIMLTNVQWKERNYHQMSRSIQQLL; encoded by the exons ATGAAGTGGTTTCTGCTGTTCGTGGCGGCCCTTGGCCTGGGATTAGCCAGCGCCGACTCCATCGATGCCATCGACTCCGCCGAGACCACCGGGTCCACCTACAACTACTACCGCCTGCCCACATCGCTGCGCCCGCAGAAGTACCAACTCCGCATCCTCACACTGCTGGAGAATCCGGAGGACCTGCGCTTCTCCGGCTCCGTGAAGATCCTGATTGAAGCCCTGGAAAACACCAGGAACATAACGCTGCACTCGAAGAATCTGACCATCGATGAGTCCCAGATCACTCTGCGCCAGATCGGCGGAGAGGGCAAGAAGGAGAACTGCGTGTCCTCCACGACGGTGAATCCCTCGCACGACTTCTACATCCTCAACACCTGCCAGGAACTTCTGGCCGGCAATACCTACGAGTTGTACATGCCCTTCGCCGCCGACTTGAACCGCCAACTGGAGGGCTACTACCGCAGCTCCTACAAGGATCCCGTGGCCAATCTCACCAA ATGGATCTCCGTTACCCAGTTTGAGCCCGCATCTGCCCGATTGGCCTTCCCCTGCTTCGATGAGCCCGACTTCAAGGCTCCCTTCGTGGTCACCCTGGGATATCACAAGAAGTACACGGGTCTGAGCAACATGCCCGTGAAGGAAACCAAGCCACA TGAAACCCTGGCCGACTACATATGGTGCGAGTTCCAGGAGTCGGTGCCCATGTCCACCTACCTGATTGCCTACTCCGTGAACGACTTCTCGCACAAGCCCTCCACCCTGCCAAATAGCGCTCTATTCCGGACTTGGGCCAGGCCCAATGCCATCGATCAGTGCGATTATGCCGCGGAGTTCGGACCGAAGGTACTCCAGTACTACGAGCAGTTCTTCGGCATCAAGTTCCCGCTGCCCAAGATCGATCAGATTGCGGTGCCCGATTTCAGTGCCGGTGCCATGGAGAACTGGGGTCTGGTGACCTACAGGGAGATCGCCCTGCTCTACTCGGCGGCCCACTCCTCGCTGGCGGATAAGCAGCGGGTGGCCAGCGTGGTGGCCCATGAGTTGGCCCACCAGTGGTTCGGCAACCTGGTCACCATGAAGTGGTGGACCGACCTGTGGCTGAACGAGGGCTTCGCCACATATGTGGCCAGCTTGGGTGTGGAGAACATCAATCCGGAATGGCGTTCGATGGAGCAGGAGTCGCTGTCCAATCTGCTGACCATTTTCCGCAGGGACGCCCTGGAGAGCAGCCATCCCATCTCGAGACCCATCCAAATGGTGTCGGAGATCTCGGAGAGCTTCGATCAGATCTCGTACCAGAAGGGCTCCACGGTGCTGCGCATGATGCATCTGTTCCTGGGCGAGGAGTCCTTCCGCTCCGGTCTGCAGGCCTATCTGCAGAAGTTCTCCTACAAGAATGCCGAGCAGGACAATCTCTGGGAGTCGCTCACCCAGGCAGCCCACAAGTACCGATCTCTGCCCAAGAGCTATGACATCAAGAGCATCATGGACTCCTGGACCCTGCAAACTGG CTACCCTGTGATCAACGTGACGCGCGACTACTCCGCCAGGACGGCGAAGCTCAACCAGGAGCGCTACCTGCTGAACACCCAGGTATCCCGAGCCCATCGCGGCGGCTGCTGGTGGGTGCCACTGAGTTACACCACGCAGGCGGTGCAGGACTTCAACAACACAGCGCCCAAAGCTTGGATGGAGTGCGGCAAGAATGGCGAGAGCCTGCCCAAGACCATTCAGGACCTGCCAGGACCCGATCAGTGGGTGATCTTCAACACGCAGCTCTCGACGCTCTACAAGGTCAACTACGATGCCCAGAACTGGAAGCTTCTCATTGAGACCTTGACCAATGGAGATTTCCAACGCATCCACGTGATCAACCGAGCTCAGCTGATCGACGATGCTCTCTATCTGGCCTGGACCGGCGAACAGGACTACGAGATCGCCATGCGACTGATCGAGTATCTGCAGCGGGAGCGCGAGTATCTGCCCTGGAAGTCGGCCTTCGAGAATCTGAAGCGAGTGGGTCGCATCGTCCGCCAGACACCCGACTTCGAGTTCTTCAAG CGTTATATGAAGAAGCTGATCTTCCCGATCTACGAGCACCTGAACGGCATCAACGACACATTCAGCTCGATTCCGCAGCAGGATCAGGTGCTGCTGAAGACGATGGTGGTCAACTGGGCGTGTCAGTACCAGGTGGGCGATTGTGTGCCCCAGGCGCTGGCCTACTACCGCAACTGGAGATCGGAGGCCAATCCCGACGAGAAGAACCCGGTGCCGATCAACGTTCGCAGCACTGTTTACTGCACCTCCATAAAGCACGGATCCGATTCGGATTGGGAGTTCCTGTGGACGCGGTACAAGAGATCCAATGTGGCCGCCGAGAAGCGCACCATTCTGACTGCTCTGGGTTGCTCGAGGGAGGTGTGGGTGCTGCAGCGCTATCTGGAGCTGACCTTTGACCCCAAGGAGGCCATTCGCAAGCAGGACTCGATGTGGGCCTTCCAGGCGGTGGCCTTCAATGAGGTGGGCTTCCTGCTGGCCAAGAAGTATTTCATGGACAACGTCGACTTCATCTACAAGTT ctaCCATCCTCTGACCAAGGACATGTCACGCCTCCTCTCGCCGCTTTCCGAGCAGGTCATCACGCTGAGCGACTTCAACGAGTTCAAGGACTTCGTGAACAACTCGCGACAGTCGCTGAAGGGACTGGAACAGGCCATCCAACAGACCCTGGAGATCATGCTCACCAATGTGCAGTGGAAGGAGCGAAACTACCACCAGATGTCCCGCTCCATCCAGCAGCTCCTCTAG
- the LOC122619819 gene encoding M-phase inducer phosphatase: MLWETIVEENNCSMDCNISNNTSSSSNKMSGSRRARRSLELMSMDQEELSFYDDDAAPQDQQRSASPELMGLLSPEGSPQRFQIVRQPKILPAVGVSSDHTPARSFRIFNSLSSTCSMESSMDDEYMELFEMESQNQQTALGFPSGLNSLISGQIKEQPAAKSPAGLSMRRPSVRRCLSMTESNTTTPPPKTPETARDCFKRPEPPASANCSPIQSKRHRCAAVEKENCPAPSQLSQVTVSHPPPLRKCMSLNDAEIMSALARSENRNEPELIGDFSKAYALPLMEGRHRDLKSISSGTVARLLNGEFSDKVASYRIIDCRYPYEFEGGHIEGAKNLYTTEQILDEFLTVQQTELQQQQNAESGHKRNIIIFHCEFSSERGPKMSRFLRNLDRERNTNAYPALHYPEIYLLHNGYKEFFESHVELCEPHAYRTMLDPAYNEAYRHFRAKSKSWNGDGLGGATGRLKKSRSRLML, from the exons atgCTGTGGGAAACCATTGTGGAGGAAAACAACTGCAGCATGGATTGCAATATCAG TAATAACACCAGCAGTTCGAGTAACAAAATGAGTGGATCTCGTCGTGCTCGCCGTTCTCTGGAACTGATGAGCATGGACCAGGAGGAGCTGTCGTTCTACGACGACGACGCTGCGCCCCAGGATCAGCAGCGATCGGCCAGTCCGGAGCTGATGGGTCTGCTCTCGCCTGAGGGCTCGCCCCAGCGCTTCCAGATCGTCCGCCAGCCGAAGATCCTGCCAGCAGTGGGAGTATCGAGTGATCACACGCCGGCGCGCAGCTTCCGCATCTTCAACAGCCTGTCCTCCACCTGCTCCATGGAGTCCTCCATGGACGATGAGTACATGGAGCTCTTCGAGATGGAGTCGCAAAACCAACAGACCGCCCTGGGCTTCCCCAGTGGCCTGAACTCGCTGATCAGCGGTCAGATCAAGGAGCAGCCTGCAGCCAAGTCGCCCGCGGGTCTGTCCATGCGCCGCCCTTCGGTCAGAAGGTGCCTCAGCATGACGGAaagcaacaccaccaccccACCACCAAAGACCCCAGAGACTGCCCGGGATTGCTTCAAGCGCCCGGAACCGCCAGCATCGGCCAACTGCTCGCCCATCCAGAGCAAACGCCATCGCTGCGCCGCCGTTGAGAAGGAGAACTGCCCCGCACCCAGCCAACTCAGCCAGGTCACGGTCAGCCACCCCCCTCCACTGAGGAAGTGCATGTCGCTGAACGACGCCGAGATCATGTCCGCCCTGGCCCGCTCCGAGAACCGCAACGAGCCCGAGCTGATCGGTGACTTCAGCAAAGCCTACGCCCTGCCTCTGATGGAGGGTCGTCATCGGGATCTGAAGAGCATCTCCAGCGGAACAGTGGCTCGCCTGCTGAACGGCGAGTTCAGCGATAAGGTGGCCAGCTATCGCATCATCGACTGTCGCTATCCCTACGAATTCGAGGGCGGCCACATCGAGGGAGCCAAGAACCTGTACACCACCGAGCAGATCCTCGATGAGTTCCTCACCGTTCAACAGActgagctgcagcagcagcagaacgcCGAATCGGGACATAAGCgcaacatcatcatcttcCACTGCGAGTTCTCCTCGGAGCGTGGACCCAAAATGTCCCGCTTCCTGAGGAATCTGGATCGCGAGAGGAATACCAATGCCTACCCGGCGCTGCACTATCCCGAGATCTATCTGCTGCACAACGGCTACAAGGAGTTCTTCGAGTCGCACGTTGAACTGTGCGAACCCCATGCCTACCGCACCATGCTGGACCCCGCCTACAACGAGGCCTACCGCCACTTCCGCGCCAAGTCCAAGTCCTGGAACGGCGATGGTCTGGGCGGAGCCACCGGGCGACTCAAGAAGTCGCGCTCGCGACTGATGCTGTAG